Proteins encoded together in one Prunus dulcis chromosome 3, ALMONDv2, whole genome shotgun sequence window:
- the LOC117622117 gene encoding uncharacterized protein LOC117622117: MAGAMARLPVMRRSSDDILEFPGSAASLADMVLGFIEQVEVSPENITSGSDEDEENSFSVEENKAFWEEQDQLLQATLCKSSGIETKIRQATKEALRDINSSAAEYCVCSKPVFGGCRSCLRNELCNRLIDFGYNCVICKSKWRSSTSTPAGEHTYLEVLDTSSKRGEIRVVIELNFRAEFEMARASENYNRLISWLPEVFVGKAERLRALVKILCCAAKKCMKEKKMHLGPWRKHKYMQAKWFGTFERSTPGSLPVRFANGPPKPKASMLTFDLLEAMPGLHCTAVEVV; this comes from the exons ATGGCCGGAGCGATGGCTAGACTTCCGGTGATGCGCCGGAGCTCCGACGATATTTTGGAATTTCCCGGCAGCGCTGCAAGTCTCGCCGACATGGTTTTGGGTTTCATCGAGCAAGTCGAGGTGTCGCCAGAGAATATTACCTCTGGCTCCGATGAGGATGAGGAGAATTCTTTCAGTGTGGAAGAGAACAAGGCATTTTGGGAAGAACAAGACCAACTTCTCCAg GCAACATTGTGCAAGAGCAGTGGCATTGAGACCAAAATTCGGCAGGCCACCAAGGAGGCGTTACGGGACATAAACTCGTCGGCCGCAGAATATTGCGTGTGCTCGAAGCCTGTGTTTGGCGGTTGCCGGAGTTGTTTGCGCAACGAATTATGCAATCGGCTCATAGATTTTGGGTACAATTGTGTCATTTGCAAGTCCAAATGGAGAAGCTCAACAAGTACCCCAGCAG GAGAGCATACTTACTTGGAAGTGCTGGACACAAGTTCAAAGAGAGGGGAGATTAGGGTGGTGATTGAGCTGAATTTCCGAGCTGAGTTTGAGATGGCCAGAGCCAGCGAAAACTACAACAGATTAATCAGCTGGCTGCCCGAAGTGTTTGTTGGGAAAGCCGAAAGACTAAGAGCCTTGGTCAAGATTCTGTGCTGCGCAGCCAAAAAATgtatgaaggagaagaaaatgcaCTTGGGGCCATGGAGGAAGCACAAGTATATGCAAGCCAAGTGGTTCGGGACGTTCGAGCGGTCCACGCCAGGGTCCTTGCCGGTCAGATTTGCAAACGGGCCGCCCAAGCCAAAGGCTTCCATGCTGACCTTTGATTTGCTGGAGGCCATGCCTGGCTTGCATTGCACTGCAGTTGAAGTTGTGTGA